In the Aggregatilinea lenta genome, AGCTGACGCTGCGCCCGCAGGAAGTCGAGCCGGACGCGTACGTCAAGCGCGTCGCGCAGCTTAACCGTCCGCTGGCCGAAAACAAGGATATCCAGATCGTCACCGATCTCGCGCCCGATCTGCCGCACATGCGCTTCGACCCGGAGCGCGTCCAGCAGGTGTTTAACAACTTGCTCAGCAACGCATTCAAGTTCTCGAACCCCCGTACTACGGTGACTATCCGCGCCGTGCAGGGTGATGACGACACAGTGGTGTTTTCCGTGATCGACCAGGGCCAGGGCATCCCGGCGAGCGAGGTCGACCAGATCTTCGAGGCGTTCCAGCGGTCCAGCACCCGCGCCACCGCCGGGGAATCGAGCACGGGCCTGGGGCTGGCGATCTGCAGACGCATTGTCGAGCTGGCGGGCGGCAAGATCGCAGTCGAGAGTGAGCTGGGCAAAGGCAGCCGCTTCTACTTCACGCTGCCTTATGCGCCGGAGCAGGTCGGGGAAGCCGCCCCCGGCGAGTGAGTCGCGCCGGTGGGCAGGATGCACAAAGTTCACTGGCGCGCCCGGATCATGCCTGGAAGGATCGCACGAGTTGTCTGCGGGCTTTGTGGAATACACCCAAACTTTGACCAATATCCGCCTCATGACTTGACACACCCTGGTCTTGTGCGTTAGAGTGAACAGCAATCAACCGCAAGTTTGAACGTGATTGAAACCATTCACCAGAGATTGAACGCAAACCCATGAACCTGCGCAGCCTGGTCGTCCTCCTTATTAGCATTAGCCTCGTCCTTATTGGCGGGGTTTTCGTGGTTGGGAGGGCCTGAGCGCAGGCCGGTCAAGGTAACTTAGGAGCCTCCCAACACACGGGAGGCTCTTTTCGTTTAAGGGCAAAACGATCATGGCATTCGGAGCACCGTTACTCACTCTGTCCCTATTTAACGTCATCGTTATTGGCCTCCTTCTCGCGCTTGGGAAGGAGGAGCAACGGGTTGGAACGGTGCTAGCCCCGGCGCTGAGCAGGATTTCAGAGCGGCGTCAGGGGTAAGAGAAACACAGAGGCCGCTCCAACCCGTAGGAGCGGCCTTTTTTGTTCGACAGCTATTCAGCTAGTAAGCGCAGAAAACTTCTAAGGACAGGCAGCATTATGCGTTCAGACCGGATCAAAAAAGGCTTTGAGAGAGCGCCCCATCGCAGTCTGCTCAAGGCGACCGGCGTCACCGACGCCGACATGCGCAAACCATTTATCGCCATCGTGAACTCGTACGTGGACATCATCCCCGGCCACGTGCACCTGCAGGAGTTCGGGCGCGTCGTCAAGGAAGCTGTACGCGAGGCGGGCGGTGTGCCGTTCGAGTTCAACACGATCGGCGTGGATGACGGCATCGCGATGGGCCACATCGGCATGAACTTCTCCTTGCCCAGCCGCGAGCTGATCGCAGACAGCGTCGAGACGATGATCGCGGCGCACGCCTTCGACGGCATGATTTGCATCCCCAACTGCGACAAGATTGTGCCCGGTATGCTGATGGGCGCGATGCGCGTGGACATCCCGACCATTTTCGTCAGCGGCGGCCCGATGGCCGCAGGCAAGACGCCCGATGGCCGCACCATCGACCTGATCAGCGTGTTCGAGGGCGTGGGAGCCTTCAGCGCGGGCAAGATCGACGAGGCTGAGCTGAAGATGCTGGAAGACTTCGGCTGTCCCTCGTGCGGCTCCTGTTCGGGCATGTTCACCGCGAACTCGATGAACTGCCTGATGGAGGCGCTGGGGCTGGCGCTGCCTTACAACGGAAGTGCGCTGGCCCAGTCCCCCGAACGCATCGCTCTGGCACAAGAAGCGGCGCGCCGGATCATGGTCCTGGTTGACGAGGACGTGACGGCGCGCCGTATCGTTACAGCGGAAGCCATCGACGATGCCTTCGCGCTCGACATGGCGATGGGGGGCAGCACCAACACCGTGCTGCATACCCTGGCGCTGGCCTACGAGGCGGGGGTCGAGTATCCGCTGGAACGCATCAACTCGGTTGCGGCGAAGGTTCCGCACATCTGCAAGGTCAGCCCGGCGTCCCACTGGCACATGGAAGACGTGCATCGCGCAGGTGGCGTCCCGGCCATCCTCAACGAAGTCGCCACACACTCGGACGTGCTGCACCTCGACCGCCCCACCGTCACCGGTAAGACCCTGGGCGAAAACATCAAAGATGCCGAGGTGACCGATTACGAAGTCATTCGCCACGCCGAAGATCCCTACAGCGAGCGCGGTGGCCTGGCGGTCCTGTTCGGCAGTCTGGCCCCCGAAGGCGCGGTGATCAAGATCGGCGCGATCAGCGAAGCGATGCGCCACCACTGCGGCCCGGCGCACGTGTACGAGAGCGAAGAAGACGCCTCGCGCGGCATTCTGAACGGCGAAGTCCAGCCGGGCGAAGTGGTCGTCATCCGTTACGAGGGTCCGCGCGGCGGTCCGGGGATGCAGGAAATGCTCGGCCCGACGGCGCAGATTCAGGGGCGCGGCCTGGGCGACAGCGTCGCGCTGATCACCGACGGGCGTTTCTCCGGCGGCAGTCGCGGCGTCTCGATTGGGCACGTCAGCCCCGAAGCGGCGGCGCGCGGCCCGCTGGCCGCCGTGCAGGGCGGCGACCTGATCGACATCGACCTCGACGCGCGGCGGCTCGACCTGCTGGTGGAGCCGGACGAAGTCGAGCGGCGTCTGGCGGCGCTGCCGCCCTTTGAAACCGACATTCCCAGCCGCTGGCTGCGCCGTTACGCACGGCTGGTCAGCAGCGCCAGCACCGGGGCCGTGTTCCTGGACTAGCGGAATCACTTGCACACAGAAAACCTGTCATTGAGCGAGGAGGAACAGTAAAGTGAAACTTACCGGTGCAGAAATTGTCCTTGAGTGCCTCATCCGTGAGGGGGTCGAGGTCATGTTCGGCTATCCGGGCGGCGCGATCCTGCCGTTCTACGATGCCATGACCAAGTACCCGCAGATTCACCATGTTTTGACGCGGCACGAGCAGGGCGCCTCGCACATGGCGGATGGCTATGCCCGCGCGACGGGTAAGGTCGGCGTGGCGGTCGCGACGTCCGGCCCCGGCGCGACGAACCTCGTCACCGGCATTGCCACCGCGATGATGGATTCTTCGCCTATCGTGTGCATCACGGGGCAGGTCGCCAGTCCGGCCATCGGCTCGGACGCCTTCCAGGAAGTCGACGTGACCGGCGTCACGCTGCCGATCACCAAGCACAGCTA is a window encoding:
- the ilvD gene encoding dihydroxy-acid dehydratase; translated protein: MRSDRIKKGFERAPHRSLLKATGVTDADMRKPFIAIVNSYVDIIPGHVHLQEFGRVVKEAVREAGGVPFEFNTIGVDDGIAMGHIGMNFSLPSRELIADSVETMIAAHAFDGMICIPNCDKIVPGMLMGAMRVDIPTIFVSGGPMAAGKTPDGRTIDLISVFEGVGAFSAGKIDEAELKMLEDFGCPSCGSCSGMFTANSMNCLMEALGLALPYNGSALAQSPERIALAQEAARRIMVLVDEDVTARRIVTAEAIDDAFALDMAMGGSTNTVLHTLALAYEAGVEYPLERINSVAAKVPHICKVSPASHWHMEDVHRAGGVPAILNEVATHSDVLHLDRPTVTGKTLGENIKDAEVTDYEVIRHAEDPYSERGGLAVLFGSLAPEGAVIKIGAISEAMRHHCGPAHVYESEEDASRGILNGEVQPGEVVVIRYEGPRGGPGMQEMLGPTAQIQGRGLGDSVALITDGRFSGGSRGVSIGHVSPEAAARGPLAAVQGGDLIDIDLDARRLDLLVEPDEVERRLAALPPFETDIPSRWLRRYARLVSSASTGAVFLD